The Nitrosomonas communis genome has a segment encoding these proteins:
- a CDS encoding BON domain-containing protein, translating to MEIRHKLWMLIAILVSMVTLSGCGNSERVHESWVVPPEGQQYDDNAILNNIKASLSDHADIKNLPLNIDVKNGEVSLNGLVDNQAQADKVVMQTWLVEGVKKVNNQLRTKDSPSTANQ from the coding sequence ATGGAAATACGCCATAAGTTATGGATGCTAATTGCAATACTTGTTAGCATGGTCACGCTATCAGGTTGTGGTAACTCAGAAAGAGTGCATGAATCCTGGGTAGTGCCCCCTGAAGGACAGCAATACGATGATAATGCTATTCTTAACAATATTAAAGCAAGTCTATCCGATCATGCCGATATAAAAAATCTGCCTCTCAATATTGATGTCAAAAACGGCGAAGTCTCTTTAAATGGTCTGGTTGATAATCAGGCCCAAGCTGATAAGGTCGTTATGCAAACATGGTTAGTGGAAGGAGTTAAAAAGGTGAATAACCAATTGCGCACGAAGGACAGTCCATCAACGGCAAACCAATAA